Genomic DNA from Paenibacillus sp. MBLB1832:
ATGTGCTGACAGCGATCACGAATCATCCCGCTTCCTATGTCATTGTTAGTGCAAAGTCAACGAAAAGCGCGCTACTTTCCATTGTGCGTGCGAAGTTCTCCAATGATCAAAAAGGGATCGTGAATTGGATGGCAATTGGTCAAAGTCAATAAGGCAATGATCAGCTTTCTGCATGATGACTCTGATAAAACGGTGTTTCGCAGTTTATGCGGGATTGCCGTTTTTTGTTGTTTCCCCCCAGGTAACCCGTGTGATAGTTGGATAACCAATTTTCAAGGGAGGGCAAATCGTCCAATTTCTGTAAATTACCTAAGCATATGATAGGAGAAATGAGGATGACACTTGAGATTCGAGTGGTTGTTGAGGGGGATGACGTGTGAAAGGTGTTGTACTTGCAGGAGGAACAGGAAGCCGGTTACGACCTTTAACGCAGATGATCAATAAGCATTTGCTTCCCGTTGGTGAAAAGCCGATGATTCAATATGCCATTGAGAAACTAGGAAATGCAGGTATTCAAGATATCCTTGTCATTACAGGGAGACAATCAGCGGGGCTATTCGTCGATTATTTGGGGAGCGGAGACCGATTCGGCGTTCAATTGACGTACAAGATCCAAGAGCAGGCAGGCGGTATCGCGCAAGCGTTAGGTTTAGCGGAGGATTTTATCCAGCGCGGTCAGAAATTCGTCGTCATGCTCGGAGATAACTTATTTGAAGATTCGCTTCTACCGATGATCGAAGTCTATCGGACACAAGAGACAGGAGCGATGGTCCTTCTGAAAGAGGTGGAGGACCCTCGCAGATATGGCGTAGCTACGATGAGTCATGGTCGCTTGGATGTCATTGTTGAGAAGCCGGAGCACCCTGACTCGCCCTATGCCGTAACGGGCATCTATCTCTATGATTCTTCAGTGTTTGACATTATTAAAGGGCAATCTCCTTCAACAAGAGGAGAAATGGAAATCACTGATGTGAATAATGTCTATGCCGCAACCCACACGTTGAATCATAGGATTCTCAAGGGTTGGTGGATCGACGCGGGTACACATGAATCGCTCTTCCAAGCT
This window encodes:
- a CDS encoding sugar phosphate nucleotidyltransferase, which gives rise to MKGVVLAGGTGSRLRPLTQMINKHLLPVGEKPMIQYAIEKLGNAGIQDILVITGRQSAGLFVDYLGSGDRFGVQLTYKIQEQAGGIAQALGLAEDFIQRGQKFVVMLGDNLFEDSLLPMIEVYRTQETGAMVLLKEVEDPRRYGVATMSHGRLDVIVEKPEHPDSPYAVTGIYLYDSSVFDIIKGQSPSTRGEMEITDVNNVYAATHTLNHRILKGWWIDAGTHESLFQASVFVRKENG